In Lentilitoribacter sp. Alg239-R112, the following proteins share a genomic window:
- a CDS encoding amino acid synthesis family protein, with translation MKAKIRKIAVNIEETHREIGRDISPATRKAVAVAVIENPFAGVYQEDLTALMEIGAELGKLLGEKCVAALGIKPADAESYGKSAMVGENGELEHAAALLHPKLGAPLRSAVEKGAALVPSSKKMGSPGQVLDVPLGHKDAAYVRSHFDGIEVCLNDAPRANEIMVAVAVTDSGRPLPRVGGLGHSDAKGEDGLR, from the coding sequence ATGAAAGCTAAAATCAGAAAAATCGCTGTAAATATTGAAGAAACCCACCGTGAAATTGGTCGTGATATAAGTCCTGCGACACGAAAAGCTGTTGCTGTCGCTGTCATAGAAAACCCCTTTGCCGGCGTATATCAGGAAGATTTAACAGCTCTTATGGAAATAGGTGCCGAACTAGGAAAATTACTGGGTGAAAAATGTGTCGCAGCGCTAGGCATAAAGCCTGCAGACGCTGAGAGCTATGGTAAATCAGCTATGGTAGGAGAAAATGGCGAACTAGAGCATGCAGCTGCCCTGCTCCATCCAAAGCTTGGCGCTCCACTACGTTCAGCGGTTGAAAAAGGCGCGGCACTTGTTCCTTCATCAAAAAAAATGGGAAGCCCCGGGCAGGTTCTGGATGTACCACTGGGCCACAAAGATGCTGCATATGTGCGTAGTCATTTCGACGGAATTGAAGTGTGCCTTAATGATGCACCTCGAGCAAACGAGATTATGGTGGCCGTTGCCGTGACTGACAGTGGTCGTCCGTTGCCGCGTGTAGGTGGACTTGGACATTCTGACGCAAAAGGTGAAGACGGGTTGCGCTAA
- a CDS encoding MarR family transcriptional regulator gives MTDLAEQTYILDLQIGYLLRLAYQRHATIFQKHTIENLTPTQFSALMRISEHGLVSQNHLGRLSGMDVATVKGVVDRLKAKALVELSSDPNDKRRTMISLSESGMRIIVDLKNIGHNITKESLSPLSQSEQAALIKLLKKIT, from the coding sequence ATGACAGACCTAGCTGAACAAACATATATATTAGATTTACAAATCGGATATTTATTGCGACTTGCCTATCAGCGGCATGCAACAATATTTCAAAAACATACGATTGAAAATCTCACGCCAACTCAATTTTCAGCACTTATGCGAATATCTGAACATGGATTGGTTTCGCAAAACCATCTTGGGCGATTATCAGGAATGGATGTCGCGACGGTGAAAGGTGTGGTTGACCGTCTTAAGGCTAAAGCATTGGTGGAATTAAGTTCTGATCCTAATGACAAGCGACGAACCATGATTTCTCTTTCAGAATCTGGCATGAGAATTATTGTCGATTTGAAAAATATTGGTCACAATATTACCAAAGAATCTCTTTCACCTCTATCTCAAAGTGAGCAAGCTGCGCTCATAAAATTGCTCAAAAAAATCACTTAA